Within the Siniperca chuatsi isolate FFG_IHB_CAS linkage group LG18, ASM2008510v1, whole genome shotgun sequence genome, the region TTCAAATCACTGGTCGCGATAAGACCGAAAGTCTTCCTGCTTAGACGTGCATCCCAAACCGAGGGTGGCGTACCAAACAGGACAATCTTTTGAGAGTTAGCGTTCCACCCCTACATTTTGTCCAGAGTACTTTACAACAGTCCTTTCTCCATACAAAATATGTAATAGGCCATATTGTTTTATGGGTGTTTGCAACCTGTACAATGTGAGTTTCCTGTAAATATCTGTCTCAAGAAGTATATTAATGTTCATACACATTTAAGTTTACAGTTGGTCtaaacctacagtatataaataatagTCTTCAGTCATTGGTTGGAGGTGAAGGTTTGGTTGGTTGGGTTTCTCTCCTAGCCCATGTTGGAGCGAAGAAAAATTAGTTTGTTCATCTCCTCGGCGGTTACCTGCTGCCTCCTCTTCATAGCCAGACTCTgctcacacacagtcacacactcactccGTATGCCTACAGCAGGCACAGCAAGGAGCCACAGTGCCAGGCGAGCAAGCCTGGGGAACTTCTCACCCACTGCTGAGCTCCAGTACTGGAAGAGGTCAGGTGTGCCTTGGAGAAGAGGCTCCGCCAGGTATTTAAAAATCTCTTGTCTAACTTGGCTCTGACTCTCATCATTACCAGACACTGTGCAAGATGAGGAGGTCCCCCTTGAGGTGCCAACATTGTTACCCCCACCCTCTATGCGGCTTATTTTAGGGGTTGGTGGGCCATCAGTGTCCCGCTCTTCGCCACCTGAACCTCCACCACCagtcatccctccatccctggTTTCAGCAGCCATTTCACATGCACGGGAGATTATGTCTTCATGCTGGTAGGCCGGCACTGAACGCAGCTTGAGCTGTGGGTCCAGGACCATGGCTACCTGGTGGGCTCGTTCAACCTAGAAACAGAGGAACATTTCAGTGACTTTCAGTCCATCCTAAAACCAATTACTCATTTCTACATTAATCATATATCAAAGCTCTttactagggctgggtattgaacctcaatacttttttggtaccaATTGTACCGACTGTGAAGTCAGCAAACCATCTTATTCAGGTAAAGTTCTTGCACAGCTGCTtttgtttagacaacattttacatttgagaacTCTGGCTTCttttattaaaggaaaaaagaaaactgttttgtAGAATATGTGTTTAGGTAATGAGGTATTGAAAAAAGCACCACTTTAACAGTACTGAAACTCTTGGAATTTTATCGGCACCAGCATTGTTAGATTTCAACAATATCTAGTTCTATTCCTATCagaatttaagtaatttttaagaGGAATCTTATCACTTtgacaaaagcaaaatattcatttaaagaTACGTAAGGTAAGCAAGTACCTTGAAGTTTTCCTTAAGTGCTTCTAGGAAGTAGTGGCAGAGTTTGCTAGCCGTaccagttccagcttctccagctTTGGACGTGAAAAACTTCTCCAAGCGTAGGTAGACGGGCAGCACCTGCTGTAAGGTTGGTCTCCTCTGGCTGCTCAGCTCCAAAGCTGCCAGACGCAGAGGGGCCAGCAGACAAGCCAGCGTCCCTAGCAGATGCTTGTTGAGACCTTGGAGGAGAGGAGCTGTGGCCTTACTGCGTCCATAAGCCTCGCAAATTTGTTCAAAGTGAGCATGGACCTGCAGAAGAGCTTCGGCCATACGATCCCAGCAAGGAGGGGTGGGGCATTGTGCAGGGCTGCCCTGTGTACCTTCTTCAGTTGTGCTTGTGGATGTGTTGGTGCACTGTTCCTCACGAAGGGACAGCGTGGAGGAGGAGGCAATATCTCTGCATGTTGAGAGAAGCTCAGCCAACTCATGAAGACCTCGAGCCTGGAGGCTGCGCTTCCCAAGAACGGCCTGGACAACTGCACCGAGTGAACACCCCGCGCATCGCAAGCATATCCGGCCCCGCCCACCACCACCAAGTGGTGATCCAGCAAATCCTGCTGCCCACACTCTGGGCTCGGAGACATACACGGTGCGAATGTCTGACATCACAAACTCAGACAGCACATTCTGCACCCAGTGGTGAACCTGCTCAGGCCCTTCCCTCAGCTCAGCCTCCCTCACGCCGAGCACATAGCGTTTCAGTCTTGACCCCTCCACCTGGTAGGCTGTTAGAACATAGCAAGCATCTGGGCCTGATGTCTGAGAGTGGCACGTGACAGCGATGCCAAGTGAAGCATTGGAGCCTAGGGCACACgtgactttgactttgacttgGTTGTACATGCGGGGCAGCTGGCGCAGTGCCAAGGCACTCATATTGCCAAAAGCATCACGGGTGGAGTAGGCACCATGACGAGCACCCGTATCCACTAGGGTCTGTGCCAACTTCAGGAAGTCCTTGCTGTTGAGCACGTTTAGCATGCTCAGATCTGAACACATTACCCGTAAGAGGCGCTCAGCCACCTGCTGTCGCTCCTTCTCAGGTAGTCCATTATTCTCTGCcagcacagacagcagatgGATGGTTAGGAAGGCAGAGCAAAACATAAGAAAGATAATtagtgttaatgtttttttaatttgatatattGGCAGACAACACACGGTGTCTTAGAAGGGAAAAGGAAACACAGAATCATAGAGAATGATAAAGACATGACAATATCATGGAAACAAACCTGACTTTGATTTACAGACCAGATTCACTTTGAAATTAGGGAAAATTTAGAGGCTATACTTGGcattatttgaattttattcaCTTGAGAAAGATTATCTTATTCCTCTAGTGGAACAGAAAACAGTCACATgtcagaaaaatataataattccatttttatgtgaaatgaaTGAAGTTGATGGCATTACTTACGGCTAAGAGTGTGGTTTCTCTGGGAGATACTTTGAGGCTGGATTTGTAGTTTAACTGAGGAATGGGCCTGGGTCTGAGCCTGGGCCTGGGTCTGAGCCTGGGCCTGGGTCTGAGCCTGGGCCTGAGCCTGAGCACCTCTCCACAGCTGCTCTTGAGGACCAGAGGCTGAGGAGCTTTTGGGAGAGTCCACTTTGGTGTGGTTCTCATTGTCCGCTGGGGAGATACAATATGGAACATCAGGCAGAGGCAACAAAATTATATGGTTTTAATTGAGAAAGTTTATGTTAAGTGTTTCCAAGTggagaaaaatgtaaagaacACAATTATgacacaaaattaaacaaacaaaacaactgtcagcaaaggaaaagacaaaaatacattacTTGGCCTTCCTGAGTCGGTCATTAACAAATTATGCCTTCAAAACCAGCTGTGCAAGTTTACAAAAAGAATTTCAACTGATTTGTTTCCTCAGTCAATTCTCATATAAGATCAGACACAAATCTTGCAGAGTATGTCATTAAATGAAGATAGTCTCACAGCAAATGGTAAATACCAAAAATTCATCATAAATTATCAACTagtgtaaatatattttgtttccatTAATGAAGCCTGGATAACAGCATTTTAAGACTGTCCACATGATAACTGTATAATTCTAACTGCATGCAAGGACAGGCAACATGATTCATGCATAAGATGGTAAACAAACTGCACTTAAGTCATTTATCcagtaaaaataccaaacatttggtggttacagcttctcaaatatgggTATTTGTTTGATATCCTTGttttcatatcattgtaaaattaatattttttgtttttttgacatgtTGGCAAGACAGCAATTTTGTCATGACTTTCGGCTGTGGTTGCTTGAGATTGGAATTGGCCtttatttctgatattttatatactaaatGATTGATTACTTATATACTCAATAATCCGAAGACAATGCgcctactgtatatatacacatgtatgatGCACAAGCTTTtgcaacaaaacattaaaaacccCATCCAGCACCCTCAGAACCAGATCTGCAACAACCCTCATTACATAATATATTCCTTGGAACTCTATATACAAATATTGTGCTGTGTGCAAGAATTTAATTCCTACACCTCAATAAAAAATTAAGAATTATGTGTGATCATACAGACTTTCACATGCATGGCAGCCACTGAGGGTGTGTTCACATTCGGTATTTGTTTCCCTGTCGAGCTTAACATGCATTTGTAGTCGTGGACTCACCAGCGTGGGACTGCATGTGCTCCAGCAGGTTGTTGTAGAACTGGAACTGGATGCCACAGGCACCACATGTGTAGGGTTCTAAAAAATCACAAGGCCCAGAAGAGCATTGACTCTTTGTCGGAGGAGAAAATGAATACAGTGTGCATCGGTCCATCTAGTAGCCTCTATTATCCCTGATCTATACTGGATCAGCAGCTCTGGAAGTCAGTTCCACCAAGATGTTGTTGCTTTTGTGATTTTTGCAATTGTGAGGCAGTTTTTGTGTTACTTTGCAAATAAATGCAGCAATGTTTAAACGTTGTATTTTAGGGTGTACTGGTGACCTAGGGGTTTAAGGCGCTGACCATGTATCACAACGTCCCTGGTTTGAATCTGACCGGGggcctttgttgcatgtcatgccccctctctatctctcccctcattttctGTCCGTTTCTACTGTATCCTAcctaataaaaaggcaaaacataacaaataaatcaatgtttacatcattaaataaaaacatttaaaacatttgtagCAGCTTTTCCAAAAATCTTCGTCCACCAAAAGAAAACCTTGTAGCAGTATGAGTCAGCCGATGCCTAACAGTCAGCCATTACAAGACACGGCTATATCTGAGCACCATGCAGACATACAATAAGTCTAATGTTAAAGATCATGTTCAGACATTCCCTAGTGATAATGAAGCTAAATGCAGAAAATCAGTATAATCACAATTGACTATAGAGAAACTATTTGCACAAAAACAATGACGGATTAACAAAAATTTAAGCAtaccagaaaaaaaaaggtggaaTGGGAAGGAGGCAGTGTGCGTATTTTCAGTTTTGAGCAGGAAGGTGGGGTTGGACTTACTCTGGGTTGTAGAGAAGGAGGTGGCCACCAGAGGGCTCGGAGTTCCTGTGGACAAGAGGACAGGGAGGGAGTTAAAACTATAGACACAGTAGATCATTCTCTACCGCTCTTTTCCCATGTCAGTGTGTTTAAGGTTTTTTGggtgttttttgttattgttttttaaaagggaaGCATAATTTGCAATCAAAGGGCTTAATGTTTCTATGATTTGGTATAGAACATTACGAGACCTCACAGAAATTTTGATCAGTGACTGGTGGTGATGTAAACAGAATACAATTaatttaaatactgtatttattacAGGCACATATTGCCATCACCAGGCAAACAAAACCACAAGCAGACTGATGCAAAAGTGTCAGATAGGTGCAACCAAGATGGAgaatcattaaaaaataaaaagtaccaAATAACAGTTATCATGAAACTCTTGTGTTGTATGACAACCAATTTTGAATGTTTGCCTGTTTAGGGTATAACAGAAGATGTTGTCCATGAAAAACCACCGAAGGTGGAAAAGGCATCCATAGAAAGGAGCACAGCTTTTAGCAGTTAAGTCAAGCACTGATGTATAGCCAGTGAAAACTTAAAGCCCCTGGAAACTTGGTTTAACATCTTAATCTTAAAGtcttaaatctttaaaatattctatattacattaaatattCCAGACAAAATATGCAACAAAGGTAAAGTCTGAAAATATAAACATCCTTAGGTAAGTTTAACGCtcactcagctaatctgcttcattgggactgtgtgggtgtggtttgatcaggtTTAATTAGCAGTGGCCTTgcaaaataagcaaacaaatcagattctgattgaaatattgctgattggtgcacagaaataCATAAGGTTGTCACGgtaccagaattttaaacttcaaTACAATActagtataaaaaaaattatactcAATACCTTTTTCGATACCATGGCAAAAAATAAGGCAGACAAAATAGGacaattttatcttttttttctttttttttttattaacaacctGCACAAAGTGCTGGTACAGAAAGTCACTGACCAGTTGAAGCCTTGGGATGAAAATCTGATTGtagatctgtttttttaaatatagcttCGTACATTCGATACTATCGAATGTATAATAAACAGAGATCTTATTGTTTTAAATACGTAGTACCTTAGAAATACATAATATCACAATATCTACTGAGAAACAACCAAGACTTTTGTAACTTTTGCAGAACATTTTGTGGTCATGTAGGACCTTTAGTTAGTTCATGTAAGGCCTTTAATTACAAGTCTCTTTTTGAGTCACTGCCATGATGTGTGGCAGCTGATATCAGAGCCAAAGGTGATTCAACATGGTTTTCAACAAGGTCTCCATTTTCATGTGTCTGAGTGTGGagtagaataataataacatagcTCTTGGACTTGAGTTTTATATAGTAACAATTGATGCAAGGTAGGTCACACAAACCTCTACATCCTCCATCTCAATTTTCAGCCCAGGCATCAGTAGCAAATCACTGTCTGCAAAAATACTGTTTCTGTCTATACCGACACTCACATATACCTGCTTTGTAGCACAACTGAAAATACTTCTCAGCATTTGAGCAGAAATGATACATttccacacaaatacacacacatctacataAAATAAGTGACTCAGTACTCACCGCTTGAATTCTGCGAGCTGTTTGTGTCAACCAGACTAGACTGAATTGCACTTTCCAGTTTCCGCCTGAATGGACTGTCTGTAAGTGAAAACGCAGGAAAAACAATGAGTGACATGCGCATGCTAAATAGTGGATAATATTCTTAATTCAAGTTCTGAACCCACACAACAGTTAAGATGGAGCAAAGTCAATGACATGTAATTTATTCATCTTAATGAATCAATCACACTAACAGCCTTGACAAAAGGATCCAAATGTtcatattacatttaaatatgggTTTAATTCCTCCTCTTCATTTCATCTTTTTGACCCACTTCTaagatgtgagtgtgtgccaTGCTTTAAATAGTGGCAGAGCGCTTCTTTGCAGAAAGATTGGTAGGGGGGGGTGTCATGTACCACAAAATACAGTACCAAATGGGAGAGAAATATGATATATGGCAGGTGGAAAAAAGTTTTGGTGAAGCCATAAAGCATTATCTAAAATTGCCTGAAATGTTGACAATGGACTTTATGTAATATGTTAAAATAACAACCTAAAACACAAATCTTTGTATTTGACTTTACTTTGCTGAagtaaatgcaaacaaaatgcatttcattttgttttagtttgtgaATCTTTCtggaaaaacagcaacagcttTAATGAGGATAACATTTGGTAAGAGAATCTGTGCGGCCTGtattaaatttagttttaatgttattaaacattttaacattttaatgtttttaggTGCTCGAggcaattaaaaaaagattcataacaagaaaaataaatgtttcatcaCTTAAACTGTGCAATTAACCATTCACTAAAGGTTAATAGTTACCAGCAGGGTTGCCACAAATACAGTGGCAAGGTGACCCAGAACCTTACATCCAATCTCTTATATTCTCTTATATCCTATTTCCACTGGCTCAGTGTTACATGCTTTAGCCACAGTGAAACATGCTCTTATGAATTTCTACCATGCGCTCACAGCAGGACTGTGATATTATTGTGACGGTCCCTGCCCTCAAATCCAGCTATGCCAATATCATAGTAAACCGACAGGCTGCACTTCTGTGGTCATGCTGGCGACAAGCGTccctttgtcattttaaaaatacattattcaaCAGTACAGGCAATACGTGTTTGGTTTCTGATCATGTTCACTAGACTGTCTTCCCATTTTATCAACATCAATCTCTGCTTAATTTTGATCCGACTTATTTCCAACAATATTACAATTTGTCATGTTTACACCCTCAGCCAATTACAAAGCATTTGTTCTACATCACCAATGacaaatataatgtatatgATCAGTAAATATTATACTTGGCTCTGAGTAAacggtaaaaaaaacaacaacttactGCTCTAGGGCTCTATGCACTGATATCAAGGTGCATTATTCTGAGGTTTGATGATCAAATTTTAATTAGGCACCATCCGGAGCAGGCACAATAAGTGTGTTGATAAGTATTCAGATTATGAGGTCATGAGGCATGCAAGCTTTGCTTAGTATTATACAATCAATCAACAAAATTACTGAAAAAATGTAGGATAAAAAAATTATGCTTACTTTTTATCTTACCAGTTTGACTGTGGCCAAATTTACTCATATCCATGCTACCACATTCCTGTACCCGTGATGCCTTCATATCGAAGGAGCCTACATCAAGATAGATTCTCAGAGTCATTTGTCGCTCAATACTCCAACTTAGACCAGTGACATCAAATCTGATTCCCACATCTGACAATActgattttttcccctcataaAAAGGTGCAtactaacatggtaaacatttaaaaacaaaattcaagaTGTTGGCTTCCATAATGTATGTTTATAAGAGGTTATACTTGTACAAACTAACACAATGACTAAATTAGGGACTTTAAAATCCAACACATTGTGGCTTTAAGCTAAACGGGCTCACCCATTGGTGTGTGAAGAGCAACATGCTCCTGGTATGGGTTGAAATACTTGTACTGCTTCCCACAAAACTCACAAACATAGCTCCCAGTTTCTGcagacaagaaaacacacaattaaacctttgtttttatcaaaatcCACGTTAGTGATAAAACCTGTATCATATCAATTAGATCCTTTTTTTTATGCCTTACTTTACTAGGGAGAAGCAGAAAACAAGAGGTCCTAATAGGAAGGAACTGGTGATCTTTTCCCAAACTGGATAATTTACTGAAACTGTTATGACTAGAATCATGCAAACATGCATTTTTGAATATGCATTAATAT harbors:
- the znf618 gene encoding zinc finger protein 618 isoform X1 — its product is MSAQEAPNPGKEQAGGGSAAPDGPSPTLAPQSTSTSPPPVTVKKEPGTLETSNGKVGDANPAEICVVIGGNDGGASGVGSRRAQPEGMFALGTPPPTKSTDSCIGSYVCGVCGKKYKYYNCFQTHVRAHRESESMVGDGLPQTPNNSFRYSCDICGKKYKYYSCFQEHRDLHAVDDPYEQVVLPVDGLKEEEPVEPYQKIGPRGKALAHLRRDRGFNRRQRVSLQTQLAVLAETGSYVCEFCGKQYKYFNPYQEHVALHTPMGSFDMKASRVQECGSMDMSKFGHSQTGKIKNSPFRRKLESAIQSSLVDTNSSQNSSGTPSPLVATSFSTTQKPYTCGACGIQFQFYNNLLEHMQSHAADNENHTKVDSPKSSSASGPQEQLWRGAQAQAQAQTQAQAQTQAQAQTQAHSSVKLQIQPQSISQRNHTLSQNNGLPEKERQQVAERLLRVMCSDLSMLNVLNSKDFLKLAQTLVDTGARHGAYSTRDAFGNMSALALRQLPRMYNQVKVKVTCALGSNASLGIAVTCHSQTSGPDACYVLTAYQVEGSRLKRYVLGVREAELREGPEQVHHWVQNVLSEFVMSDIRTVYVSEPRVWAAGFAGSPLGGGGRGRICLRCAGCSLGAVVQAVLGKRSLQARGLHELAELLSTCRDIASSSTLSLREEQCTNTSTSTTEEGTQGSPAQCPTPPCWDRMAEALLQVHAHFEQICEAYGRSKATAPLLQGLNKHLLGTLACLLAPLRLAALELSSQRRPTLQQVLPVYLRLEKFFTSKAGEAGTGTASKLCHYFLEALKENFKVERAHQVAMVLDPQLKLRSVPAYQHEDIISRACEMAAETRDGGMTGGGGSGGEERDTDGPPTPKISRIEGGGNNVGTSRGTSSSCTVSGNDESQSQVRQEIFKYLAEPLLQGTPDLFQYWSSAVGEKFPRLARLALWLLAVPAVGIRSECVTVCEQSLAMKRRQQVTAEEMNKLIFLRSNMG
- the znf618 gene encoding zinc finger protein 618 isoform X3 produces the protein MSAQEAPNPGKEQAGGGSAAPDGPSPTLAPQSTSTSPPPVTVKKEPGTLETSNGKVGDANPAEICVVIGGNDGGASGVGSRRAQPEGSYVCGVCGKKYKYYNCFQTHVRAHRESESMVGDGLPQTPNNSFRYSCDICGKKYKYYSCFQEHRDLHAVDDPYEQVVLPVDGLKEEEPVEPYQKIGPRGKALAHLRRDRGFNRRQRVSLQTQLAVLAETGSYVCEFCGKQYKYFNPYQEHVALHTPMGSFDMKASRVQECGSMDMSKFGHSQTGKIKNSPFRRKLESAIQSSLVDTNSSQNSSGTPSPLVATSFSTTQKPYTCGACGIQFQFYNNLLEHMQSHAADNENHTKVDSPKSSSASGPQEQLWRGAQAQAQAQTQAQAQTQAQAQTQAHSSVKLQIQPQSISQRNHTLSQNNGLPEKERQQVAERLLRVMCSDLSMLNVLNSKDFLKLAQTLVDTGARHGAYSTRDAFGNMSALALRQLPRMYNQVKVKVTCALGSNASLGIAVTCHSQTSGPDACYVLTAYQVEGSRLKRYVLGVREAELREGPEQVHHWVQNVLSEFVMSDIRTVYVSEPRVWAAGFAGSPLGGGGRGRICLRCAGCSLGAVVQAVLGKRSLQARGLHELAELLSTCRDIASSSTLSLREEQCTNTSTSTTEEGTQGSPAQCPTPPCWDRMAEALLQVHAHFEQICEAYGRSKATAPLLQGLNKHLLGTLACLLAPLRLAALELSSQRRPTLQQVLPVYLRLEKFFTSKAGEAGTGTASKLCHYFLEALKENFKVERAHQVAMVLDPQLKLRSVPAYQHEDIISRACEMAAETRDGGMTGGGGSGGEERDTDGPPTPKISRIEGGGNNVGTSRGTSSSCTVSGNDESQSQVRQEIFKYLAEPLLQGTPDLFQYWSSAVGEKFPRLARLALWLLAVPAVGIRSECVTVCEQSLAMKRRQQVTAEEMNKLIFLRSNMG
- the znf618 gene encoding zinc finger protein 618 isoform X7, coding for MSAQEAPNPGKEQAGGGSAAPDGPSPTLAPQSTSTSPPPVTVKKEPGTLETSNGKVGDANPAEICVVIGGNDGGASGVGSRRAQPEGSYVCGVCGKKYKYYNCFQTHVRAHRESESMVGDGLPQTPNNSFRYSCDICGKKYKYYSCFQEHRDLHAVDDPYEQVVLPVDGLKEEEPVEPYQKIGPKTGSYVCEFCGKQYKYFNPYQEHVALHTPMGSFDMKASRVQECGSMDMSKFGHSQTGKIKNSPFRRKLESAIQSSLVDTNSSQNSSGTPSPLVATSFSTTQKPYTCGACGIQFQFYNNLLEHMQSHAADNENHTKVDSPKSSSASGPQEQLWRGAQAQAQAQTQAQAQTQAQAQTQAHSSVKLQIQPQSISQRNHTLSQNNGLPEKERQQVAERLLRVMCSDLSMLNVLNSKDFLKLAQTLVDTGARHGAYSTRDAFGNMSALALRQLPRMYNQVKVKVTCALGSNASLGIAVTCHSQTSGPDACYVLTAYQVEGSRLKRYVLGVREAELREGPEQVHHWVQNVLSEFVMSDIRTVYVSEPRVWAAGFAGSPLGGGGRGRICLRCAGCSLGAVVQAVLGKRSLQARGLHELAELLSTCRDIASSSTLSLREEQCTNTSTSTTEEGTQGSPAQCPTPPCWDRMAEALLQVHAHFEQICEAYGRSKATAPLLQGLNKHLLGTLACLLAPLRLAALELSSQRRPTLQQVLPVYLRLEKFFTSKAGEAGTGTASKLCHYFLEALKENFKVERAHQVAMVLDPQLKLRSVPAYQHEDIISRACEMAAETRDGGMTGGGGSGGEERDTDGPPTPKISRIEGGGNNVGTSRGTSSSCTVSGNDESQSQVRQEIFKYLAEPLLQGTPDLFQYWSSAVGEKFPRLARLALWLLAVPAVGIRSECVTVCEQSLAMKRRQQVTAEEMNKLIFLRSNMG
- the znf618 gene encoding zinc finger protein 618 isoform X5, coding for MSAQEAPNPGKEQAGGGSAAPDGPSPTLAPQSTSTSPPPVTVKKEPGTLETSNGKVGDANPAEICVVIGGNDGGASGVGSRRAQPEGMFALGTPPPTKSTDSCIGSYVCGVCGKKYKYYNCFQTHVRAHRESESMVGDGLPQTPNNSFRYSCDICGKKYKYYSCFQEHRDLHAVDDPYEQVVLPVDGLKEEEPVEPYQKIGPKTGSYVCEFCGKQYKYFNPYQEHVALHTPMGSFDMKASRVQECGSMDMSKFGHSQTGKIKNSPFRRKLESAIQSSLVDTNSSQNSSGTPSPLVATSFSTTQKPYTCGACGIQFQFYNNLLEHMQSHAADNENHTKVDSPKSSSASGPQEQLWRGAQAQAQAQTQAQAQTQAQAQTQAHSSVKLQIQPQSISQRNHTLSQNNGLPEKERQQVAERLLRVMCSDLSMLNVLNSKDFLKLAQTLVDTGARHGAYSTRDAFGNMSALALRQLPRMYNQVKVKVTCALGSNASLGIAVTCHSQTSGPDACYVLTAYQVEGSRLKRYVLGVREAELREGPEQVHHWVQNVLSEFVMSDIRTVYVSEPRVWAAGFAGSPLGGGGRGRICLRCAGCSLGAVVQAVLGKRSLQARGLHELAELLSTCRDIASSSTLSLREEQCTNTSTSTTEEGTQGSPAQCPTPPCWDRMAEALLQVHAHFEQICEAYGRSKATAPLLQGLNKHLLGTLACLLAPLRLAALELSSQRRPTLQQVLPVYLRLEKFFTSKAGEAGTGTASKLCHYFLEALKENFKVERAHQVAMVLDPQLKLRSVPAYQHEDIISRACEMAAETRDGGMTGGGGSGGEERDTDGPPTPKISRIEGGGNNVGTSRGTSSSCTVSGNDESQSQVRQEIFKYLAEPLLQGTPDLFQYWSSAVGEKFPRLARLALWLLAVPAVGIRSECVTVCEQSLAMKRRQQVTAEEMNKLIFLRSNMG
- the znf618 gene encoding zinc finger protein 618 isoform X6 produces the protein MSAQEAPNPGKEQAGGGSAAPDGPSPTLAPQSTSTSPPPVTVKKEPGTLETSNGKVGDANPAEICVVIGGNDGGASGVGSRRAQPEGMFALGTPPPTKSTDSCIGSYVCGVCGKKYKYYNCFQTHVRAHRESESMVGDGLPQTPNNSFRYSCDICGKKYKYYSCFQEHRDLHAVDDPYEQVVLPVDGLKEEEPVEPYQKIGPRGKALAHLRRDRGFNRRQRVSLQTQLAVLAETGSYVCEFCGKQYKYFNPYQEHVALHTPMGSFDMKASRVQECGSMDMSKFGHSQTDSPFRRKLESAIQSSLVDTNSSQNSSGTPSPLVATSFSTTQTDNENHTKVDSPKSSSASGPQEQLWRGAQAQAQAQTQAQAQTQAQAQTQAHSSVKLQIQPQSISQRNHTLSQNNGLPEKERQQVAERLLRVMCSDLSMLNVLNSKDFLKLAQTLVDTGARHGAYSTRDAFGNMSALALRQLPRMYNQVKVKVTCALGSNASLGIAVTCHSQTSGPDACYVLTAYQVEGSRLKRYVLGVREAELREGPEQVHHWVQNVLSEFVMSDIRTVYVSEPRVWAAGFAGSPLGGGGRGRICLRCAGCSLGAVVQAVLGKRSLQARGLHELAELLSTCRDIASSSTLSLREEQCTNTSTSTTEEGTQGSPAQCPTPPCWDRMAEALLQVHAHFEQICEAYGRSKATAPLLQGLNKHLLGTLACLLAPLRLAALELSSQRRPTLQQVLPVYLRLEKFFTSKAGEAGTGTASKLCHYFLEALKENFKVERAHQVAMVLDPQLKLRSVPAYQHEDIISRACEMAAETRDGGMTGGGGSGGEERDTDGPPTPKISRIEGGGNNVGTSRGTSSSCTVSGNDESQSQVRQEIFKYLAEPLLQGTPDLFQYWSSAVGEKFPRLARLALWLLAVPAVGIRSECVTVCEQSLAMKRRQQVTAEEMNKLIFLRSNMG
- the znf618 gene encoding zinc finger protein 618 isoform X2 → MSAQEAPNPGKEQAGGGSAAPDGPSPTLAPQSTSTSPPPVTVKKEPGTLETSNGKVGDANPAEICVVIGGNDGGASGVGSRRAQPEGMFALGTPPPTKSTDSCIGSYVCGVCGKKYKYYNCFQTHVRAHRESESMVGDGLPQTPNNSFRYSCDICGKKYKYYSCFQEHRDLHAVDDPYEQVVLPVDGLKEEEPVEPYQKIGPRGKALAHLRRDRGFNRRQRVSLQTQLAVLAETGSYVCEFCGKQYKYFNPYQEHVALHTPMGSFDMKASRVQECGSMDMSKFGHSQTDSPFRRKLESAIQSSLVDTNSSQNSSGTPSPLVATSFSTTQKPYTCGACGIQFQFYNNLLEHMQSHAADNENHTKVDSPKSSSASGPQEQLWRGAQAQAQAQTQAQAQTQAQAQTQAHSSVKLQIQPQSISQRNHTLSQNNGLPEKERQQVAERLLRVMCSDLSMLNVLNSKDFLKLAQTLVDTGARHGAYSTRDAFGNMSALALRQLPRMYNQVKVKVTCALGSNASLGIAVTCHSQTSGPDACYVLTAYQVEGSRLKRYVLGVREAELREGPEQVHHWVQNVLSEFVMSDIRTVYVSEPRVWAAGFAGSPLGGGGRGRICLRCAGCSLGAVVQAVLGKRSLQARGLHELAELLSTCRDIASSSTLSLREEQCTNTSTSTTEEGTQGSPAQCPTPPCWDRMAEALLQVHAHFEQICEAYGRSKATAPLLQGLNKHLLGTLACLLAPLRLAALELSSQRRPTLQQVLPVYLRLEKFFTSKAGEAGTGTASKLCHYFLEALKENFKVERAHQVAMVLDPQLKLRSVPAYQHEDIISRACEMAAETRDGGMTGGGGSGGEERDTDGPPTPKISRIEGGGNNVGTSRGTSSSCTVSGNDESQSQVRQEIFKYLAEPLLQGTPDLFQYWSSAVGEKFPRLARLALWLLAVPAVGIRSECVTVCEQSLAMKRRQQVTAEEMNKLIFLRSNMG